The Streptomyces sp. NBC_01268 genome window below encodes:
- a CDS encoding SGNH/GDSL hydrolase family protein, translating to MKLSRFTAFSSSLLLGAVLALTGVGTAQAAESAALDYVALGDSYSSGVGSGSYDGASGDCKRSTKAYPVLWKNANAPSSFAFTACSGARTGDVTANQLGPLSTATDLVSVTIGGNDAGFADVMTTCVLQSEATCINRVNQAKAYVDSTLPGNLDSVYSAIHNKAPNAHVVVLGYPRFYQLGGSCVAGLSENERRAINDASDYLNAATAKRAANHGFTFASVVPAFTGHEICASGTAWLHSVNWLNIGESYHPTAAGQSGGYLPSFKGAV from the coding sequence ATGAAACTGTCCCGTTTTACGGCTTTCTCCTCTTCGCTCCTGCTCGGTGCCGTCCTCGCCCTCACCGGGGTGGGAACCGCGCAGGCGGCCGAGAGCGCCGCACTCGACTACGTGGCGCTCGGCGACTCGTACTCCTCGGGCGTCGGCTCCGGGAGTTACGACGGCGCGAGCGGCGACTGCAAGCGCTCCACGAAGGCCTACCCGGTCCTGTGGAAGAACGCGAACGCCCCCTCGTCCTTCGCGTTCACCGCTTGCTCGGGCGCCCGAACGGGTGATGTCACGGCCAATCAGCTCGGACCGCTCTCCACCGCCACTGACCTGGTCTCCGTCACGATCGGCGGCAATGACGCCGGTTTCGCCGACGTCATGACCACCTGCGTCCTCCAGTCGGAGGCGACCTGCATCAACCGCGTGAATCAGGCCAAGGCCTACGTCGACTCCACGCTGCCCGGAAACCTCGACTCGGTGTACTCGGCGATCCACAACAAGGCGCCCAACGCCCATGTCGTGGTGCTCGGCTACCCGCGCTTCTACCAGCTCGGCGGATCCTGCGTGGCCGGCCTGAGCGAGAACGAGCGGCGCGCCATCAACGACGCCTCGGACTACCTCAACGCGGCCACCGCCAAGAGAGCCGCCAACCACGGCTTCACCTTCGCGAGCGTCGTCCCCGCCTTCACCGGGCACGAGATCTGCGCCTCCGGCACGGCGTGGCTGCACAGCGTCAACTGGCTCAACATCGGGGAGTCGTACCACCCCACCGCTGCCGGTCAGTCCGGCGGCTACCTGCCCAGCTTCAAGGGCGCGGTGTAG
- a CDS encoding DUF5925 domain-containing protein: protein MSANEGQGAAGEPSGTPSRPEGALPIRLNVDDSDSPSDVVDALFLGRFTTGEQPHALSTTLDRVKPAATLLPGGARLLRATKDDDRSALLAEGEGWTLLVSRWSRGADVTVTATDAALAERVLKEATDGAKDEPEPQPENVSMGFWYVSPRRGPHRTTRQIGAGTWEEIRPNYTAPVAGAMDRLMAVTPEDITGRLLLLHGPPGTGKTSALRTLARSWRDWCQVDCVLDPERLFSDVGYLMDIAIGEDEGTAKGRWRLLLLEDCDELIRGEAKHTAGQALSRLLNLTDGLLGQGRNVLVGVTTNEDLERLHPAVVRPGRCLARIEVGALTRAESVDWLGREEGVGQDGSTLAELFALRRGASAVGMPEQRPAEAGLYL from the coding sequence ATGTCTGCCAACGAAGGCCAGGGCGCGGCGGGGGAACCGTCCGGGACGCCGTCGAGACCCGAAGGGGCGCTGCCGATCCGGCTGAACGTCGACGACAGCGACTCGCCGTCGGACGTCGTCGACGCGCTGTTCCTCGGCCGCTTCACCACCGGGGAACAGCCGCACGCGCTGAGCACGACCCTCGACCGGGTGAAGCCCGCCGCCACGCTGCTGCCCGGCGGCGCGCGGCTGCTCCGCGCCACCAAGGACGACGACCGCAGCGCGCTGCTCGCCGAGGGCGAGGGCTGGACGCTGCTCGTCTCCCGCTGGAGCCGGGGCGCGGACGTCACGGTCACCGCGACCGACGCCGCGCTCGCCGAGCGCGTCCTCAAGGAAGCGACGGACGGTGCCAAGGACGAGCCCGAACCCCAGCCCGAGAACGTCTCCATGGGCTTCTGGTACGTGTCGCCCCGGCGCGGCCCGCACCGGACCACCCGGCAGATCGGCGCCGGCACCTGGGAGGAGATCCGGCCCAACTACACGGCGCCCGTCGCCGGGGCGATGGACCGGCTGATGGCCGTCACCCCCGAGGACATCACCGGCCGGCTGCTGCTGCTCCACGGCCCGCCCGGCACGGGCAAGACCTCCGCCCTGCGCACCCTCGCGCGGTCCTGGCGCGACTGGTGCCAGGTCGACTGCGTCCTCGACCCGGAGCGCCTCTTCAGCGACGTCGGCTATCTGATGGACATCGCGATCGGCGAGGACGAGGGCACCGCGAAGGGCCGTTGGCGACTGCTGCTCCTGGAGGACTGCGACGAGCTGATCCGCGGCGAGGCCAAGCACACCGCCGGCCAGGCGCTCTCCCGGCTGCTCAACCTGACGGACGGTCTGCTCGGCCAGGGCCGCAACGTCCTCGTCGGCGTCACCACCAACGAGGACCTGGAGCGTCTCCACCCCGCCGTGGTCCGCCCCGGCCGCTGCCTGGCCCGCATCGAGGTCGGCGCGCTGACCCGCGCCGAGTCGGTCGACTGGCTCGGGCGCGAGGAGGGCGTGGGGCAGGACGGCTCGACCCTGGCGGAGCTGTTCGCGCTACGGCGCGGAGCCTCGGCGGTGGGCATGCCGGAGCAGCGCCCCGCGGAGGCGGGGCTGTACTTGTAG
- a CDS encoding GntR family transcriptional regulator has product MTLRISVDQHSTTAPYEQLRAQISESARSGELPVGYKLPTVRGLAEDLGLAANTVAKAYKALEGDGVIETRGRNGTFVAAASDAASRLAATAAAAYAAEARRLGLNREAAEAAVAEAIRATYDD; this is encoded by the coding sequence GTGACGCTTCGAATCAGCGTGGACCAGCACTCCACCACCGCTCCGTACGAACAGCTCCGCGCCCAGATCTCGGAGAGCGCCCGCTCCGGGGAGCTGCCCGTCGGCTACAAGCTCCCGACGGTACGGGGCCTCGCGGAGGACCTCGGGCTCGCGGCGAACACGGTCGCCAAGGCGTACAAGGCACTGGAGGGGGACGGTGTGATCGAGACCCGCGGCCGCAACGGCACCTTCGTCGCGGCGGCCTCCGACGCGGCCTCCCGCCTCGCCGCCACGGCCGCCGCGGCGTACGCGGCGGAGGCGCGACGGCTGGGGCTGAACCGGGAGGCGGCGGAGGCGGCGGTCGCCGAGGCGATCCGGGCGACGTACGACGACTGA
- a CDS encoding GNAT family N-acetyltransferase → MTVIVRDVRPGLPEDAEGFARVRRAALPFLLATGPQVAFDWAHAHPDARHRPLVAEADGEIVGTAQAALAHESPEPGIGNVNVYVHPGHRGRGAGALLLRAAEEHLTEAGASRLYSWVLDEPANRAFAERHGYTASRSAYFLRLDLTTAELPPLQELPAGVELRPATAFAADPRPLFELDALTTADEPGDVSAELDDYEHWLESTWNHPLLDHELTLVALVDGRPAAFTAARTDGFGRYGSGMTGTAPEFRGRGLAKLAKNHSLHRARAAGCTEALTGNDTENGPMLAINEWFGYEIAAKELRHVRTSG, encoded by the coding sequence ATGACTGTGATCGTCCGTGATGTACGGCCCGGGCTCCCCGAGGACGCCGAGGGCTTCGCCCGGGTCCGCCGCGCCGCCCTGCCCTTCCTGCTCGCCACCGGCCCTCAGGTGGCGTTCGACTGGGCGCACGCCCACCCCGACGCGCGCCACCGGCCGCTGGTCGCCGAGGCCGACGGGGAGATCGTCGGCACGGCGCAGGCCGCGCTGGCCCACGAGTCGCCCGAGCCGGGCATCGGCAACGTCAACGTCTACGTACACCCCGGGCACCGCGGGCGCGGCGCCGGCGCGCTGCTGCTGCGGGCCGCCGAGGAGCATCTGACCGAGGCCGGGGCGAGCAGGCTGTACAGCTGGGTCCTGGACGAACCGGCGAACCGCGCGTTCGCCGAGCGGCACGGGTACACCGCCAGCCGCTCCGCCTACTTCCTGCGCCTCGACCTGACCACCGCCGAACTGCCGCCGCTCCAGGAGCTGCCCGCCGGTGTCGAGCTGCGTCCGGCGACGGCCTTCGCCGCCGATCCGCGCCCGCTGTTCGAGCTGGACGCGCTGACCACGGCCGACGAGCCGGGCGACGTGAGCGCCGAACTCGACGACTACGAGCACTGGTTGGAGTCCACCTGGAACCATCCGCTGCTCGACCACGAGCTGACCCTGGTGGCGCTCGTCGACGGGCGGCCGGCCGCGTTCACCGCGGCCCGGACCGACGGGTTCGGGCGCTACGGGTCGGGGATGACGGGCACCGCACCGGAGTTCCGCGGGCGGGGGCTCGCCAAGCTGGCGAAGAACCACTCTCTGCACCGGGCGCGGGCGGCGGGCTGCACGGAGGCCCTCACGGGCAACGACACGGAGAACGGGCCGATGCTGGCCATCAACGAGTGGTTCGGGTACGAGATCGCCGCGAAGGAGTTGCGCCATGTCCGCACGTCGGGTTGA
- a CDS encoding DUF402 domain-containing protein, with amino-acid sequence MSARRVEIALVKAGRTKIRYPAELLADDGVRLTVRAPWAAEGVRDFGFVRFEPGDVFTEHYWRDRWYAVKEVRSGDGALKGWYCDVTRPAAVGADGSEVLVEDLDLDLWVSADGSEVLRLDEDEFAASGLAAADPDAAERAVRALDELDALGRDGLVELLAAGA; translated from the coding sequence ATGTCCGCACGTCGGGTTGAGATCGCTCTGGTGAAGGCGGGGCGGACCAAGATCCGTTACCCGGCGGAGCTGCTCGCCGACGACGGGGTCCGGCTGACCGTCCGGGCGCCGTGGGCCGCCGAGGGCGTACGGGACTTCGGCTTCGTGCGCTTCGAGCCGGGCGACGTCTTCACCGAGCACTACTGGCGGGACCGGTGGTACGCGGTGAAGGAGGTGCGGTCCGGCGACGGCGCGCTCAAGGGCTGGTACTGCGACGTGACCCGGCCCGCCGCGGTGGGCGCCGACGGGTCCGAGGTGCTGGTCGAGGACCTGGACCTCGACCTGTGGGTGTCGGCGGACGGCTCGGAGGTACTGCGGCTCGACGAGGACGAGTTCGCGGCGAGCGGCCTGGCCGCCGCCGACCCGGACGCGGCCGAGCGGGCCGTGCGCGCCCTCGACGAGCTGGACGCGCTGGGCCGCGACGGCCTGGTGGAGTTGCTCGCCGCGGGCGCGTGA
- a CDS encoding DUF6299 family protein: MRARLAVATGTLLALTAATAHAGPADVVTVDAQGTIAADGTVSLSGAYRCTDDSAGPVYVSSTLVQGATSAGIGGTQAVCDGQVHPWTNSAVVKDPAYRPGDARVEAALMQLVPGGELGLPLPEFLAEEDRDIELVRA; encoded by the coding sequence ATGCGTGCTCGTCTCGCCGTCGCCACCGGCACCCTGCTCGCCCTCACGGCCGCCACCGCCCACGCCGGACCGGCGGACGTCGTCACCGTCGACGCGCAGGGAACGATCGCCGCCGACGGCACGGTCAGCCTCTCCGGCGCCTACCGCTGCACCGACGACAGCGCGGGCCCCGTCTACGTCAGCTCCACGCTCGTCCAGGGCGCGACGTCCGCCGGGATCGGCGGCACCCAGGCCGTCTGCGACGGACAGGTCCACCCGTGGACCAACAGCGCCGTCGTGAAGGACCCCGCCTACCGCCCGGGCGACGCGAGGGTGGAGGCCGCCCTGATGCAGCTCGTCCCCGGCGGGGAGCTGGGCCTGCCGCTGCCGGAGTTCCTGGCGGAGGAGGACCGGGACATCGAGCTCGTGCGGGCGTAG
- a CDS encoding GNAT family N-acetyltransferase, which translates to MTHDHVTHDRVTQGPRTRDVPRPATRADVPAVKAVIDAAFHHYIERIGVVPAPMEEDHAANVAAGRVFVAGEPVAGLVVVVPEADHLYLDTIAVHPDAQGTGLGRVLMGWVEDRARALGLPEVRLLTNAMMWENQKLYERYGYEVVERRLDGPYDRIHYRKSVSVDPTLNSPPMG; encoded by the coding sequence ATGACGCATGACCATGTGACGCATGACCGTGTGACGCAGGGCCCCCGGACGCGGGACGTGCCCCGTCCCGCCACTCGCGCCGACGTGCCCGCCGTGAAGGCCGTGATCGACGCGGCCTTCCACCACTACATCGAGCGGATCGGTGTCGTACCGGCCCCGATGGAGGAGGACCACGCGGCGAACGTGGCGGCGGGGCGCGTCTTCGTCGCGGGCGAGCCGGTGGCCGGCCTGGTCGTCGTGGTCCCGGAGGCGGACCACCTCTACCTCGACACCATCGCCGTCCACCCCGACGCCCAGGGCACCGGCCTCGGCCGCGTCCTGATGGGCTGGGTCGAGGACCGGGCCCGCGCCCTCGGACTGCCCGAGGTGCGGCTGCTCACCAACGCGATGATGTGGGAGAACCAGAAGCTGTACGAGCGGTACGGCTACGAGGTGGTCGAGCGGCGTCTTGACGGACCGTACGACCGTATTCACTACCGAAAGTCCGTGAGCGTCGACCCGACACTCAACTCGCCCCCGATGGGGTGA
- a CDS encoding tripartite tricarboxylate transporter permease: MDSLNSLLDGFGTALTPVNLMWAALGVLLGTAIGVLPGIGPAMAVALLLPVTYGLEPTGAFIMFAGIYYGAMFGGSTTSILLNTPGESAAVVAAIEGNPMARSGRGAQALAAAAIGHFAGGMTGTILLVLLAPTVAALAVGIGAPDYFALMVLAFIAVTSVLGSSRIRGLASLLIGLTLGLVGLDQMTGQQRLTFGSLQLADGIDVVIVAVGLFAIGEALWVAAHLRRTTGEAIPVGRPWLGRDDVRRTWKSWLRGPFIGFPFGAIPAGGAEIPTFLAYVTEKRLSKHRDEFGKGAIEGVAGPESAASASAAGTLVSMLTLGLPTTAVAAVMLAAFQQYGIQPGPLLFAREPELVWGLIASLFVGMVLLLALNLPLAPVWAKLLRIPRPYLYAGILFFAAVGAYAVGGEALDLVILLVIGLIGFGMRRYGLPVLPAVIGVILGPAAEQQLRRALQISDGSLTGLVDTPFSVTVYAVVLLLLAWPLVRKLITRRRTVAA, from the coding sequence ATGGACTCGCTCAACTCCCTGCTCGACGGCTTCGGCACCGCGCTGACCCCCGTCAACCTGATGTGGGCCGCCCTCGGCGTCCTCCTCGGCACCGCCATCGGCGTCCTGCCCGGCATCGGGCCCGCCATGGCCGTCGCCCTGCTCCTCCCCGTGACGTACGGCCTGGAGCCGACCGGCGCGTTCATCATGTTCGCCGGCATCTACTACGGCGCCATGTTCGGCGGCTCCACCACCTCCATCCTGCTCAACACCCCCGGCGAGAGCGCGGCCGTCGTCGCCGCCATCGAAGGCAACCCGATGGCCAGGTCGGGCCGCGGCGCGCAGGCCCTCGCGGCCGCCGCCATCGGGCACTTCGCCGGCGGCATGACCGGCACGATCCTGCTCGTGCTCCTCGCCCCGACCGTCGCCGCGCTCGCCGTCGGCATCGGCGCCCCCGACTACTTCGCCCTCATGGTCCTCGCCTTCATCGCGGTGACCTCCGTCCTCGGCTCCTCCCGCATCCGCGGTCTCGCCTCCCTCCTCATCGGCCTCACCCTCGGCCTGGTCGGCCTCGACCAGATGACCGGCCAGCAGCGCCTCACCTTCGGCTCGCTCCAGCTCGCCGACGGCATCGACGTCGTCATCGTCGCGGTCGGCCTCTTCGCCATCGGCGAGGCCCTGTGGGTCGCCGCCCACCTGCGCCGCACCACCGGCGAGGCGATCCCCGTCGGACGCCCCTGGCTCGGCCGTGACGACGTGCGCCGCACCTGGAAGTCCTGGCTGCGCGGCCCGTTCATCGGCTTCCCGTTCGGCGCGATCCCGGCCGGAGGTGCCGAGATCCCGACCTTCCTGGCGTACGTGACGGAGAAGCGCCTGTCGAAGCACAGGGACGAGTTCGGCAAGGGCGCCATCGAGGGCGTCGCGGGCCCCGAGTCCGCCGCCTCCGCCTCCGCCGCCGGCACCCTCGTCTCCATGCTCACCCTCGGCCTGCCGACGACGGCGGTCGCGGCCGTGATGCTCGCCGCGTTCCAGCAGTACGGCATCCAGCCCGGCCCGCTCCTCTTCGCACGCGAACCCGAGCTGGTCTGGGGCCTGATCGCCTCGCTCTTCGTCGGCATGGTGCTGCTCCTGGCGCTCAACCTGCCGCTCGCGCCGGTCTGGGCCAAACTGCTGCGCATCCCCCGCCCGTACCTCTACGCCGGCATCCTGTTCTTCGCCGCCGTCGGCGCGTACGCGGTCGGCGGCGAGGCCCTCGACCTGGTGATCCTGCTGGTCATCGGCCTCATCGGGTTCGGCATGCGGCGCTACGGACTGCCCGTCCTGCCGGCCGTGATCGGGGTCATCCTCGGCCCGGCCGCCGAGCAGCAGCTGCGCCGCGCCCTGCAGATCAGCGACGGCTCGCTCACCGGCCTGGTCGACACCCCGTTCTCGGTGACCGTGTACGCGGTGGTGCTGCTCCTGCTGGCCTGGCCGCTGGTCCGGAAGCTGATCACCCGCCGCCGTACTGTGGCGGCATGA
- a CDS encoding tripartite tricarboxylate transporter TctB family protein translates to MTTTTPTGTGAATATAKRSSWLREHSELGVGLILLALGVLVLTDALTMPLDIGQRGPVGPRTVPLVVGTGLLVVAVLLTVDVLRGGRGEAEGGEDVDLSEPGDWRTVLLLAGVFLGFAVLIGPAGFPVAGALLFWGAAYALGSRHLHRDPLIAAALSLLTYAVFDKLLGVPLPGGPLMGVL, encoded by the coding sequence GTGACCACCACGACCCCCACGGGCACCGGCGCCGCCACCGCCACCGCCAAGCGCTCCTCCTGGCTGCGCGAGCACTCCGAGCTCGGCGTCGGCCTCATCCTGCTCGCCCTGGGCGTCCTCGTCCTCACCGACGCCCTCACCATGCCCCTGGACATCGGGCAGCGCGGCCCCGTCGGCCCCCGCACCGTCCCCCTCGTCGTCGGCACCGGCCTGCTCGTCGTCGCCGTCCTCCTCACCGTCGACGTCCTGCGCGGCGGCCGCGGCGAGGCCGAGGGCGGTGAGGACGTCGACCTGTCCGAACCGGGCGACTGGCGCACCGTGCTCCTCCTCGCCGGCGTCTTCCTCGGCTTCGCCGTCCTCATCGGCCCGGCCGGCTTCCCCGTCGCCGGCGCCCTGCTCTTCTGGGGCGCGGCCTACGCCCTCGGCAGCCGCCACCTGCACCGCGACCCGCTGATCGCCGCCGCCCTCTCCCTGCTCACCTACGCCGTCTTCGACAAGCTGCTCGGCGTCCCGCTGCCCGGCGGCCCGCTGATGGGAGTGCTCTGA
- a CDS encoding Bug family tripartite tricarboxylate transporter substrate binding protein: MRLSTPLALFGAALLVLVGPPLLSTGSGSDTGTQIPGLRLMVPNTPGGGYDITARTAAKNAEEAGLTTDIEVFNLPGAGGTVGLTRLVGEHGNGRLAMSMGLGVVGAVHTNKTPKTLADTTPIARLTMEQDIVVVGKDSPYETIQDLLAAWKKNPGKLPVGGGSSPGGPDHLAPMLMAQAAGIPPKSVNYVPFDGGGELLASILGEKVAFGVSGVGEYLDQIKAGELRLLAVTGAERVPGLDAPTLREAGLDTEFINWRGIVAPPGLSDAERDKLVVLVTKLHESPQWRASLKTHGWNDAFLPGDRFGSFLTEQDRRVASVLKELGL; encoded by the coding sequence GTGCGGCTCAGCACTCCCCTCGCCCTGTTCGGGGCGGCGCTGCTCGTGCTCGTGGGACCCCCGCTGCTCAGCACCGGCAGCGGCTCCGACACCGGCACGCAGATACCCGGCCTGCGGCTCATGGTCCCCAACACACCGGGCGGCGGCTACGACATCACTGCCCGCACCGCGGCCAAGAACGCCGAGGAGGCCGGACTCACCACCGACATCGAGGTCTTCAACCTGCCCGGCGCGGGCGGCACCGTCGGACTCACCCGGCTCGTCGGCGAACACGGCAACGGCCGGCTCGCCATGTCCATGGGTCTCGGCGTCGTCGGCGCCGTCCACACCAACAAGACCCCGAAGACCCTCGCCGACACCACCCCGATCGCCCGGCTCACCATGGAGCAGGACATCGTCGTGGTCGGCAAGGACTCCCCGTACGAGACCATCCAGGACCTGCTCGCCGCCTGGAAGAAGAACCCCGGCAAGCTGCCCGTCGGCGGCGGCTCCTCGCCCGGCGGCCCCGACCACCTCGCGCCCATGCTGATGGCGCAGGCCGCCGGCATCCCGCCGAAGAGCGTCAACTACGTCCCCTTCGACGGCGGCGGCGAACTCCTCGCCTCCATCCTCGGCGAGAAGGTCGCCTTCGGCGTCTCCGGCGTCGGCGAGTACCTCGACCAGATCAAGGCCGGCGAGCTGCGCCTGCTCGCCGTCACCGGCGCCGAGCGGGTCCCGGGACTCGACGCGCCCACCCTCCGCGAGGCCGGACTCGACACCGAGTTCATCAACTGGCGCGGCATCGTCGCCCCGCCCGGCCTCTCCGACGCCGAACGCGACAAGCTGGTCGTCCTCGTCACCAAGCTCCACGAGTCCCCGCAGTGGCGCGCGTCCCTGAAGACCCACGGCTGGAACGACGCCTTCCTGCCCGGCGACCGGTTCGGCTCCTTCCTCACCGAACAGGACCGCCGTGTCGCCTCCGTACTGAAGGAGCTCGGACTGTGA
- a CDS encoding response regulator — protein MTKVLVVDDDFMVAKLHCRFVSAVPGFSVVGVAHGGAEALRAAHALRPDLLLLDIFLPDMDGISVLRELRAAGLATDALFITAARDVDTIRAALRAGALHYLIKPFNQAALQEQLRHVASLRSRLAELSAAEARQEDVDQIFGTRPRGSRELPKGLAAPTAELVDTILRAHPEGLSATECAEAGSLSRVSARRYLEYFAQTGRAEITLRYGGTGRPERRYRRVG, from the coding sequence GTGACGAAGGTGCTGGTGGTCGACGACGACTTCATGGTGGCCAAGCTGCACTGCCGCTTCGTGTCGGCGGTGCCGGGCTTCTCCGTCGTGGGCGTCGCCCACGGAGGCGCGGAGGCGCTGCGCGCGGCGCACGCGCTCCGCCCCGATCTGCTGCTGCTCGACATCTTCCTGCCGGACATGGACGGGATCTCGGTGCTGCGCGAGCTGCGGGCCGCGGGGCTGGCGACGGACGCGCTGTTCATCACGGCCGCGCGGGACGTGGACACGATCCGTGCGGCGCTGCGCGCCGGGGCCCTGCACTACCTCATCAAGCCGTTCAACCAGGCCGCCCTCCAGGAGCAGCTGCGCCACGTGGCCTCGCTCCGCAGCCGCCTCGCCGAACTGTCGGCGGCGGAGGCCCGCCAGGAGGACGTGGACCAGATCTTCGGCACCCGCCCGCGCGGCTCCCGCGAACTCCCCAAGGGCCTGGCCGCCCCCACCGCGGAGCTGGTCGACACCATCCTGCGCGCCCACCCGGAGGGCCTCTCCGCCACCGAATGCGCCGAGGCAGGCTCCCTCTCCCGCGTCAGCGCCCGCCGCTACCTGGAGTACTTCGCACAAACCGGCCGCGCCGAGATCACCCTCCGCTACGGCGGCACGGGACGCCCGGAACGGCGCTACCGGCGGGTGGGCTGA
- a CDS encoding lytic polysaccharide monooxygenase yields the protein MTSLRTAVAPVVTASAVLVLAGIGSAPAFAHGSMTDPVSRVAACYAEGPESPESAACKAVVAAGGTQPLYDWNGVNIGDAGGRSREIIPDGKLCSAGNDKYRGLDLARADWPASRMTAGEHTFRYKGTAPHKGSFALYVTKDGYDPAKPLKWSDLEAKPFVTVTDPGMTAGDYVFKGTVPKKSGRHLIYSIWQRSDSPEAFYTCSDVVFGADSASSGAPAPTAAAPTDAPPTAGHSEHAGHGAQGGQGGQGSGGASPAPAASSAAAAPAPAPASAGGAGGDALAETGGDAATSYLAVGGAAVLGLGAVVLFATARRRSVR from the coding sequence ATGACCTCTCTCCGTACGGCCGTCGCTCCGGTCGTCACCGCCTCCGCCGTTCTGGTGCTGGCCGGGATCGGATCCGCGCCCGCTTTCGCGCACGGGTCGATGACCGATCCGGTGAGCCGGGTCGCGGCCTGTTACGCGGAGGGGCCGGAGAGTCCCGAGTCGGCGGCGTGCAAGGCGGTGGTGGCGGCCGGTGGGACGCAGCCGTTGTACGACTGGAACGGGGTGAACATCGGGGACGCCGGCGGGCGGAGCCGGGAGATCATTCCGGACGGGAAGCTGTGCAGCGCCGGGAACGACAAGTACCGGGGGCTCGACCTCGCGCGGGCCGACTGGCCGGCGAGCCGGATGACGGCCGGTGAGCACACGTTCCGGTATAAGGGGACCGCCCCGCACAAGGGGTCGTTCGCGCTGTACGTGACGAAGGACGGGTACGACCCGGCCAAGCCGCTGAAGTGGTCCGACCTGGAGGCGAAGCCGTTCGTCACGGTGACCGATCCCGGGATGACCGCCGGCGACTACGTGTTCAAGGGCACGGTGCCGAAGAAGTCCGGGCGGCACCTCATCTACTCGATCTGGCAGCGGTCCGACTCCCCGGAGGCGTTCTACACCTGCTCGGACGTCGTGTTCGGGGCGGATTCCGCCTCGTCGGGGGCGCCCGCGCCGACCGCCGCCGCGCCCACCGACGCGCCGCCCACGGCGGGGCATTCCGAGCACGCCGGGCACGGTGCGCAGGGCGGGCAGGGCGGGCAGGGGTCGGGCGGGGCATCGCCCGCGCCCGCCGCCTCCTCCGCGGCCGCCGCCCCGGCTCCCGCGCCCGCTTCCGCGGGCGGGGCCGGCGGCGACGCGCTGGCCGAGACCGGGGGCGACGCCGCCACCTCGTACCTGGCGGTGGGCGGCGCCGCCGTCCTGGGGCTCGGGGCGGTCGTGCTGTTCGCCACGGCCCGGCGTCGGTCGGTCCGTTAG
- a CDS encoding esterase/lipase family protein, whose translation MLPRTPRTPWKHAVRALAVLLLTAAATLAPTAAAQAGTAPSRGWNDFSCKPSAAHPRPVVLVHGTFGNAIDNWLGLAPYLVDRGYCVFSLDYGQLPNVPLFHGLGPVDKSAAQLDTYVDRVLAATGAPKADLVGHSQGGMMPRYYLKFLGGAEKVNALVGIAPDNHGTTLNGLTKLLPYFPGAEDLLSASTPGLADQIAGSALLTKLNAGGDTVPGVKYTVIATQYDEVVTPYRSGFLDGPNVDNIVLQNLCALDLSEHVAIGTVDRIVFHEVDNALDPAHATPTTCLSVIG comes from the coding sequence ATGCTGCCCCGGACCCCCCGGACCCCCTGGAAGCACGCCGTCAGAGCCCTGGCCGTGCTCCTGCTGACCGCCGCCGCCACCCTCGCCCCCACCGCCGCCGCCCAGGCCGGCACCGCCCCGAGCCGGGGCTGGAACGACTTCTCCTGCAAGCCCTCGGCCGCCCACCCCCGCCCGGTCGTCCTCGTGCACGGCACCTTCGGCAACGCCATCGACAACTGGCTGGGCCTGGCGCCGTACCTGGTCGACCGCGGCTACTGCGTCTTCTCGCTCGACTACGGGCAGCTGCCCAACGTGCCGCTCTTCCACGGCCTCGGCCCCGTCGACAAGTCCGCCGCGCAGCTCGACACCTACGTCGACCGGGTCCTCGCCGCCACCGGCGCCCCGAAGGCGGACCTCGTCGGGCACTCGCAGGGCGGCATGATGCCCCGCTACTACCTGAAGTTCCTCGGCGGCGCGGAGAAGGTCAACGCGCTCGTCGGCATCGCCCCGGACAACCACGGCACGACGCTCAACGGCCTCACGAAGCTGCTGCCGTACTTCCCCGGCGCCGAGGACCTGCTGTCGGCGTCGACCCCGGGACTCGCCGACCAGATCGCCGGCTCCGCGCTCCTCACCAAGCTGAACGCGGGCGGCGACACCGTGCCCGGCGTGAAGTACACGGTCATCGCCACCCAGTACGACGAGGTCGTCACCCCGTACCGCTCCGGCTTCCTCGACGGGCCGAACGTCGACAACATCGTGCTCCAGAACCTGTGCGCGCTCGACCTGTCGGAGCACGTGGCGATCGGGACGGTGGACCGGATCGTCTTCCACGAGGTGGACAACGCCCTCGACCCGGCCCACGCGACCCCGACCACCTGCCTCTCCGTGATCGGCTAA